In Oncorhynchus clarkii lewisi isolate Uvic-CL-2024 chromosome 2, UVic_Ocla_1.0, whole genome shotgun sequence, one DNA window encodes the following:
- the LOC139381121 gene encoding calcium homeostasis modulator protein 6-like isoform X2, with protein sequence MTCYQQKCLGVVFFQITTTAAVAPVSWIAVALLNGNYFECAMTGVNVTVFTNHLCDGKSPQCQDELYKFPCGRATHVPQSDSNDVLATIRAESQVLGWLLIASIMVFNLLLTCVARCNSPVSYLQLKFWRVYAQWESDLLESYTADHAEKLAERNLKSFFQQTPPEPVTTPPNQAWEKISSLYRFSTRDHYYSILHKYVEMCHDPAEARAHRMSSVRSDGPDTANPAVLAFVDEGKMML encoded by the exons ATGACTTGCTATCAGCAGAAGTGCCT TGGGGTGGTCTTCTTTCAGATCACCACGACAGCAGCAGTTGCACCTGTCAGTTGGATTGCAGTCGCTTTGCTCAATGGCAATTACTTTGAATGCGCCATGACTGGCGTCAATGTAACGGTTTTCACAAACCACCTTTGCGATGGAAAGAGTCCGCAGTGCCAGGATGAACTTTATAAATTCCCCTGCGGGAGAGCAACCCACGTGCCCCAATCCGACAGCAATGATGTGCTGGCAACCATCCGCGCTGAGTCGCAG GTCCTGGGTTGGCTACTGATTGCCTCCATCATGGTCTTTAACCTCCTGCTGACCTGTGTTGCCCGGTGTAACTCCCCAGTCAGCTACCTGCAGCTGAAGTTCTGGAGGGTCTATGCCCAGTGGGAGAGCGACCTGCTGGAAAGCTACACGGCAGATCACGCCGAAAAGCTTGCGGAGAGGAACCTGAAGAGCTTCTTCCAGCAGACGCCTCCAGAGCCTGTCACGACCCCACCTAACCAGGCATGGGAGAAGATCTCGTCCCTCTACAGGTTCAGCACCAGAGACCACTACTACAGCATCCTGCACAAGTACGTGGAGATGTGCCACGACCCAGCAGAGGCCAGGGCCCACAGGATGTCATCTGTCAGGTCAGACGGTCCAGACACTGCTAATCCAGCCGTGCTCGCCTTTGTGGATGAGGGCAAGATGATGCTGTGA
- the LOC139381121 gene encoding calcium homeostasis modulator protein 6-like isoform X1 has product MMDKFKTVLKIFQKQQTSLGFGLVALLTAGGEQIFSSVVFKCPCSGWNFSYGMVFLLVPALALLVLGYIMSNKTWKLFTGLCLRKSKFCNFKYVCASGVVFFQITTTAAVAPVSWIAVALLNGNYFECAMTGVNVTVFTNHLCDGKSPQCQDELYKFPCGRATHVPQSDSNDVLATIRAESQVLGWLLIASIMVFNLLLTCVARCNSPVSYLQLKFWRVYAQWESDLLESYTADHAEKLAERNLKSFFQQTPPEPVTTPPNQAWEKISSLYRFSTRDHYYSILHKYVEMCHDPAEARAHRMSSVRSDGPDTANPAVLAFVDEGKMML; this is encoded by the exons ATGATGGATAAGTTCAAAACTGTTCTTAAAATTTTTCAGAAACAGCAGACTAGTCTCGGGTTTGGTTTAGTTGCGTTGTTAACTGCAGGCGGGGAACAGATATTTTCGTCAGTGGTGTTCAAATGTCCTTGCAGCGGCTGGAACTTTTCCTACGGCATGGTGTTTCTCTTAGTGCCTGCTCTGGCACTGTTGGTGTTAGGTTACATCATGAGCAATAAAACATGGAAATTGTTTACAGGTTTGTGTTTACGCAAATCCAAATTTTGTAATTTTAAATATGTTTGCGCCAGTGGGGTGGTCTTCTTTCAGATCACCACGACAGCAGCAGTTGCACCTGTCAGTTGGATTGCAGTCGCTTTGCTCAATGGCAATTACTTTGAATGCGCCATGACTGGCGTCAATGTAACGGTTTTCACAAACCACCTTTGCGATGGAAAGAGTCCGCAGTGCCAGGATGAACTTTATAAATTCCCCTGCGGGAGAGCAACCCACGTGCCCCAATCCGACAGCAATGATGTGCTGGCAACCATCCGCGCTGAGTCGCAG GTCCTGGGTTGGCTACTGATTGCCTCCATCATGGTCTTTAACCTCCTGCTGACCTGTGTTGCCCGGTGTAACTCCCCAGTCAGCTACCTGCAGCTGAAGTTCTGGAGGGTCTATGCCCAGTGGGAGAGCGACCTGCTGGAAAGCTACACGGCAGATCACGCCGAAAAGCTTGCGGAGAGGAACCTGAAGAGCTTCTTCCAGCAGACGCCTCCAGAGCCTGTCACGACCCCACCTAACCAGGCATGGGAGAAGATCTCGTCCCTCTACAGGTTCAGCACCAGAGACCACTACTACAGCATCCTGCACAAGTACGTGGAGATGTGCCACGACCCAGCAGAGGCCAGGGCCCACAGGATGTCATCTGTCAGGTCAGACGGTCCAGACACTGCTAATCCAGCCGTGCTCGCCTTTGTGGATGAGGGCAAGATGATGCTGTGA
- the LOC139367182 gene encoding calcium homeostasis modulator protein 5-like, with protein sequence MDNFQTVLRFFMNQKATIGYSFMAILTIGGERIFSMVSFQCPCNHDQNFAYGLTFLLGPGLVLLVLGLFFSSRLWRLYTGCCLNPIKLCPRGNCFGCLKVFVKIFSGACVAPIMWLCVALLNGTFYECAVSGLDDNLVVDLFCKNKTLMCREELARVPCSKSKLPSDENMELLLMFRAQSQILGWCIIIISAVLGLLGTCYTNCRSKVSYLQLTFWKRYVEKEKEQFDTFAMEYASKLAERNLKSFFENRDPEIFPFPNHKAWEEISALYTFSKSEQCYSTLQRYVERDDRDYSPEKRPVMELEHGIEMG encoded by the exons ATGGATAACTTCCAGACCGTCCTGCGCTTTTTCATGAACCAGAAGGCCACCATTGGCTACAGCTTCATGGCCATCCTGACCATCGGGGGAGAGCGAATCTTCTCCATGGTCTCATTCCAGTGCCCCTGCAACCACGACCAGAACTTTGCATACGGCCTGACCTTCCTGTTGGGCCCAGGCCTGGTGCTTCTGGTGCTGGGTCTTTTCTTCAGCAGCAGGCTGTGGCGCCTCTATACTGGCTGTTGCCTAAACCCCATTAAGCTCTGCCCCAGGGGCAACTGTTTCGGCTGCCTCAAAGTGTTTGTCAAAATCTTCTCCGGTGCCTGTGTGGCCCCTATCATGTGGCTGTGTGTGGCACTGTTGAACGGGACCTTCTACGAGTGTGCCGTTAGCGGGCTGGATGATAACCTGGTGGTGGATCTGTTCTGTAAAAACAAGACCTTGATGTGCCGGGAGGAGTTGGCCCGCGTGCCCTGCAGCAAGTCCAAGCTGCCCAGCGACGAGAACATGGAACTGTTGCTCATGTTCCGGGCTCAGTCACAG ATACTGGGCTGGTGTATCATCATCATTTCAGCCGTTCTAGGGCTCCTCGGGACCTGCTACACCAACTGCCGCTCAAAGGTCAGCTACCTGCAGCTCACCTTCTGGAAGCGCTACGTAGAAAAGGAGAAGGAGCAGTTCGACACATTCGCTATGGAGTATGCATCCAAGCTGGCCGAGAGGAACCTAAAGAGCTTCTTTGAGAACCGTGACCCGGAGATATTCCCATTCCCCAACCACAAGGCCTGGGAGGAGATCTCAGCCCTCTACACCTTCTCCAAGAGTGAGCAGTGCTACAGCACCCTGCAGAGGTATGTGGAGCGTGATGACCGAGACTACAGCCCTGAGAAAAGACCAGTCATGGAGCTGGAGCACGGCATAgagatgggctga